Proteins co-encoded in one Marinobacter gudaonensis genomic window:
- the ppsR gene encoding posphoenolpyruvate synthetase regulatory kinase/phosphorylase PpsR: MKRTAFFISDGTGLTAEALGHSLLAQFEKIEFERITVPYIDDEDKAREMVKRITKAAEVDGARPLVFDTIVNSDIRDIIATADGFMVDIFGTFLNPLEQELQSSSSYSVGKSHAINNEGSYERRINAVNFALDNDDGARTRHYDEADLILVGASRSGKTPTCLYLALQYGIKAANYPITEEDLADQQMPTALKPHKEKIFGLTIDPERLATIRNERRPNSRYSSIQQCMHEIEEIELMYRRERIPYLNTTAYSIEEISTRIMVTTGLKRNR, from the coding sequence ATGAAACGCACCGCTTTCTTCATTTCTGACGGCACAGGCCTCACTGCCGAGGCCCTCGGGCACAGCCTTCTGGCCCAATTTGAAAAGATCGAGTTCGAGCGGATCACCGTTCCCTATATTGACGACGAGGACAAAGCCCGGGAGATGGTCAAGCGGATTACCAAGGCCGCCGAGGTGGACGGCGCAAGGCCGCTGGTCTTCGACACCATCGTAAACAGCGACATCCGGGACATCATTGCCACGGCTGACGGCTTTATGGTGGATATTTTCGGGACCTTTCTCAATCCGCTGGAACAGGAGCTGCAATCCTCGTCGTCCTATTCCGTCGGCAAGTCCCACGCGATCAACAACGAAGGCAGCTACGAGCGGCGCATCAACGCGGTGAATTTCGCGCTGGACAACGACGACGGCGCCCGCACGCGGCATTACGATGAGGCCGACCTGATACTGGTGGGTGCTTCCCGTAGCGGAAAGACACCCACCTGCCTGTATCTTGCCCTGCAATACGGCATCAAGGCGGCGAACTACCCGATTACCGAGGAAGATCTGGCGGACCAGCAGATGCCGACGGCGCTGAAGCCGCATAAAGAGAAGATTTTCGGCCTCACCATCGACCCCGAACGTCTGGCCACCATCCGCAACGAACGCCGACCCAACTCACGGTATTCTTCCATCCAGCAGTGCATGCATGAGATTGAGGAGATCGAACTGATGTACAGGCGTGAGCGGATTCCCTACCTGAACACTACCGCCTACTCCATTGAGGAGATTTCCACGCGGATCATGGTGACCACAGGACTGAAGCGCAATCGTTGA
- a CDS encoding insulinase family protein — MAAVIDNAIHPAFEKLRSHRIDTLNLEVEEYRHKKTGARHLHLAADNDENVFFVALRTFPMDSTGVAHILEHTALCGSERYPVRDPFFMMIRRSLNTFMNAFTSSDWTAYPFASMNRKDFDNLLSVYLDSVFFSKLDPLDFAQEGHRLEFDKPEDPSTDLVYRGVVYNEMKGAMSSATSQLWQNLSSHLFPTTTYHYNSGGEPDHIVDLSYEDLVSFYRHHYHPSNAIFATYGNIPAREHHEKFEELALKRFDRLDIELPVRDEKRLFAPVRVEQGYAVNEGEGTENKTHIVVGWLLGHSFDLQENLEGQLLSAVLLENSASPLMRALETTDLGHAPSPMCGLEDSNREMTFVCGIEGSEPEKQKDLEALIESTLLNVVEEGVSEERLEAILHQLELHQREIAGDSFPYGLQLIMSAIAPMVHGGDPVELLDLEPVLANLREKIRDPQYVPDLIRRKLLENPHRVTLTLRPDEKLEHRRQAAIREALARRKAELTEDEVRMIVERARALEERQMRKDDDSILPKVDLSDVPLQMPEPEGRYDGDIAATVYARGTNGLVYEQVVVPMPALTEEELLLVPYYTTLISEVGCGELDYLQMQDRISAESGGIGASFSAKGRIDDVQDLSGYIIFNGKALARNRSALTRLLRDVCSGARFDEHERIREIIAQIRARREQAVTGSGHALAMGAASQGMSPGAWLSFRLGGLAGIKGTKELDRALKDAGELAALCDKLAALHDKIRHQAREFLVIGEEEQLPAMVDDLKSAWGDVPGVSASAWKMDPVNYTTRQAWLTSTQVNFCAKAYNTVPVDHPDAAALTVLGGFLRNGYLHRAIREKGGAYGGGAGQDSVNGTFRFFSYRDPRLEDTLADFDKALEWLQSNEHDYQELEESILGVIGQLDRPRSPAGAARHAFHNKLFGRTPEQRARFRERVLSVTLDDLKRVASTWLVPEKASTAVVTSPENRARAEALGLDIEEL; from the coding sequence ATGGCTGCAGTGATCGACAACGCAATTCATCCGGCCTTTGAGAAGCTTCGCAGTCACCGGATCGACACCCTCAACCTTGAGGTCGAGGAGTATCGCCACAAGAAAACCGGGGCCCGGCACCTGCACCTGGCGGCCGACAACGATGAGAATGTGTTCTTCGTTGCGCTTCGGACCTTCCCGATGGATTCCACTGGCGTTGCCCACATCCTGGAGCACACGGCGCTGTGTGGCAGTGAGCGTTACCCCGTGCGGGATCCGTTCTTCATGATGATCCGCCGGTCGCTGAACACGTTCATGAACGCCTTCACCAGCAGCGACTGGACTGCCTATCCCTTTGCCAGCATGAACCGGAAGGATTTCGACAACCTGTTGTCGGTGTACCTTGATTCGGTGTTCTTCTCGAAGCTGGATCCGCTGGACTTTGCCCAGGAGGGGCATCGCCTGGAGTTCGACAAGCCGGAGGATCCGTCCACGGATCTGGTCTACCGGGGCGTTGTCTATAACGAAATGAAGGGCGCCATGAGCTCGGCCACCTCTCAGCTCTGGCAGAACCTGAGCAGCCACCTGTTCCCGACAACCACGTATCACTACAACAGCGGTGGCGAGCCCGATCACATTGTGGATCTCAGCTATGAGGATCTGGTCAGTTTCTACCGCCATCACTATCACCCGAGCAATGCGATTTTTGCCACCTACGGCAACATCCCGGCCCGGGAGCACCACGAGAAGTTCGAGGAGTTGGCGCTCAAGCGTTTTGACCGTCTTGATATCGAGCTCCCGGTGCGGGACGAGAAGCGCCTGTTCGCGCCGGTGCGCGTCGAGCAGGGTTATGCGGTGAACGAAGGCGAGGGCACCGAGAACAAGACCCACATAGTGGTGGGCTGGCTGCTCGGACACAGCTTTGATCTCCAGGAAAATCTGGAAGGCCAGCTGCTCTCTGCGGTGCTTCTGGAAAACAGTGCATCGCCTCTGATGCGTGCCCTGGAAACCACCGATCTGGGCCATGCGCCATCGCCCATGTGCGGCCTTGAGGATTCCAACCGGGAAATGACCTTCGTCTGCGGCATCGAAGGCAGCGAGCCGGAAAAGCAGAAAGATCTGGAAGCCCTGATTGAATCCACGCTGCTGAATGTGGTGGAGGAGGGCGTCAGCGAAGAACGGCTGGAGGCGATCCTGCACCAGTTGGAATTGCACCAGCGCGAAATTGCCGGCGACAGCTTCCCCTATGGCCTGCAACTGATCATGAGCGCCATCGCGCCGATGGTGCATGGCGGCGATCCTGTGGAGCTGCTGGACCTGGAGCCCGTTCTGGCGAATCTGCGCGAGAAAATTCGTGACCCGCAGTACGTGCCGGACCTGATCCGTCGCAAACTGCTCGAAAACCCGCACCGGGTCACGCTGACCCTGCGTCCGGACGAAAAACTGGAGCACCGCCGGCAGGCGGCGATTCGGGAAGCCCTGGCCCGTCGCAAGGCCGAGCTGACCGAAGACGAAGTCCGGATGATTGTTGAGCGCGCTCGTGCCCTGGAAGAACGCCAGATGCGCAAGGACGACGACTCCATTCTGCCGAAGGTGGACCTGTCGGACGTCCCGCTACAGATGCCCGAACCCGAGGGCCGTTACGACGGCGACATTGCCGCCACGGTCTACGCTCGGGGCACCAACGGCCTGGTCTACGAGCAGGTGGTGGTGCCCATGCCGGCGCTCACCGAGGAAGAGCTGCTGCTGGTGCCGTACTACACGACGCTGATCTCCGAGGTGGGCTGTGGGGAGCTGGATTACCTGCAGATGCAGGACCGGATTTCCGCGGAATCCGGCGGTATCGGTGCGTCGTTCAGTGCCAAGGGCCGCATAGACGATGTTCAGGACCTCTCCGGGTACATCATATTCAACGGCAAGGCCTTGGCCCGGAACCGCAGCGCCCTGACCAGGCTACTTCGGGATGTCTGCTCCGGCGCCCGCTTTGACGAGCATGAGCGGATTCGCGAGATCATTGCCCAGATTCGCGCCCGTCGCGAACAGGCGGTGACCGGCAGTGGTCATGCTCTGGCCATGGGCGCGGCGTCACAGGGCATGAGCCCGGGCGCCTGGCTGTCCTTCCGTCTGGGCGGGCTGGCCGGTATCAAGGGCACCAAGGAGCTGGATCGGGCGCTAAAGGATGCCGGTGAGCTGGCGGCTCTATGCGACAAGCTGGCGGCGCTGCATGACAAGATCCGCCATCAGGCCCGCGAGTTCCTGGTGATTGGTGAAGAGGAGCAGCTGCCGGCCATGGTGGACGACCTCAAGTCCGCCTGGGGTGACGTGCCTGGTGTTTCTGCGTCTGCCTGGAAGATGGATCCGGTCAACTACACCACCCGTCAGGCATGGCTTACCTCAACGCAGGTGAACTTCTGCGCCAAGGCTTACAATACCGTGCCCGTGGATCACCCCGACGCCGCGGCGCTGACTGTGCTGGGTGGTTTCCTTCGTAACGGTTACCTGCACAGAGCCATCCGCGAGAAGGGCGGTGCCTATGGCGGCGGCGCCGGCCAGGACAGTGTGAACGGTACCTTCCGGTTCTTCTCCTACCGGGATCCGAGGCTGGAGGACACGCTGGCGGATTTTGACAAGGCCCTGGAGTGGTTGCAGTCCAATGAGCACGATTATCAGGAGCTGGAAGAATCCATCCTGGGTGTCATTGGTCAGTTGGACCGGCCTCGCTCACCGGCTGGCGCTGCCCGGCACGCTTTCCACAACAAGCTGTTCGGTCGCACGCCGGAGCAACGCGCCCGCTTCCGCGAGCGGGTGTTGTCGGTGACGCTTGACGACCTCAAACGTGTGGCCAGCACCTGGCTGGTGCCGGAAAAAGCCAGCACGGCTGTGGTCACCAGTCCGGAGAACCGGGCCAGGGCGGAAGCGCTTGGCCTGGACATTGAAGAGCTGTAG